From a region of the Primulina eburnea isolate SZY01 chromosome 7, ASM2296580v1, whole genome shotgun sequence genome:
- the LOC140837288 gene encoding lysM domain receptor-like kinase 3 encodes MSLLFLKISLLLFIRLFSAADCRCSRGCDLALASYYMWENSNLTFLNQVTAVPIPTILSYNPQIANQDVVIAGTRTNIPFRCDCIDGEFLGHVFTYDVNTGDTYQTIANVYYSNLTTVQLLTRFNSYPAFNIPDNGRLNVTVNCSCGDKDVSKDYGLFVTYPLRPGESLQSVADANNLSSTLLQSYNPTVNFSDGVSVVYLPGKDQNGNYPPLIYTLLSGLSGGIIAGISVAGVVGVLLFSGCLYIRYHRKKNAAKIQLLSGVSEAPRGTFIHPSDSAVTRDGTSQGLTGITVDKSVEFSYEELANATNDFDIANKIGEGGFGSVYYAELRGEKAAIKKMDMQASKEFLAELKVLTHVHHLNLVRLIGYCVEGSLFLVYEYIENGNLSQHLRGSDKEPLTWSTRVQIALDSARGLEYIHEHTVPVYIHRDIKPANILIDKNFRAKVADFGLTKLTEVGSTSLPTGRLVGTFGYMPPEYAQFGDVSPKVDVYAFGVVLYELISAKSAIVKSIGSAADSKGLVALFEEASSNPNPSENLQRLVDPRLVDYPLESVIKLAALARACTAETPEIRPTMRSIVVALMTLSSSTEDWDLGSFYGNQGLLNLMSGR; translated from the exons ATGAGCCTtctatttctgaagatttcactACTGTTGTTTATCAGGCTGTTCTCTGCTGCCGATTGCCGGTGCAGCCGCGGCTGTGACTTAGCTCTAGCATCCTACTACATGTGGGAAAATTCAAACCTCACTTTCCTTAACCAAGTCACTGCCGTCCCAATCCCAACAATCCTCAGTTACAACCCTCAAATTGCTAATCAAGACGTCGTGATAGCTGGTACGCGGACCAACATTCCGTTCCGTTGCGACTGCATCGACGGCGAGTTCCTCGGCCACGTGTTCACTTATGATGTTAATACTGGAGACACTTACCAGACGATCGCGAATGTGTACTACTCGAACTTGACGACTGTGCAGCTTTTGACGAGGTTTAACAGCTACCCCGCGTTCAATATTCCTGACAATGGGCGGTTGAATGTTACTGTGAACTGTAGTTGTGGTGACAAGGATGTATCGAAAGATTATGGTTTGTTTGTGACTTATCCTCTGAGGCCTGGGGAGAGCTTACAGTCGGTGGCCGATGCCAATAATTTGAGTTCTACTCTGTTGCAGAGTTATAATCCGACGGTGAATTTCAGTGATGGTGTCAGTGTGGTGTATTTACCGGGGAAAG ATCAGAATGGGAACTATCCACCTCTAA TTTATACCTTGTTATCAGGATTATCTGGTGGAATCATAGCTGGGATATCTGTTGCAGGAGTGGTTGGTGTTTTGTTATTTTCTGGATGTTTGTACATTAGATATCACAGAAAAAAAAATGCGGCAAAGATTCAATTGCTCTCAGGAGTATCTGAAG CTCCGCGAGGCACTTTTATCCATCCATCTGATTCTGCTGTTACTCGGGATGGCACCTCTCAAGGGCTTACCGGCATTACTGTTGACAAATCTGTTGAGTTCTCATATGAAGAACTTGCAAATGCAACTAATGATTTTGACATAGCTAATAAGATTGGTGAAGGGGGTTTTGGTTCTGTCTACTACGCTGAGCTCCGAGGTGAA AAAGCTGCAATTAAGAAAATGGACATGCAAGCCAGTAAAGAATTTCTTGCTGAATTGAAGGTTTTGACGCATGTTCACCATCTCAACCTG GTGCGGTTGATAGGGTATTGCGTTGAGGGCTCTCTGTTTCTTGTATATGAATACATTGAGAATGGAAACTTAAGTCAGCATCTTCGTGGCTCAG ACAAGGAACCACTGACATGGTCAACTAGAGTGCAGATCGCTCTTGATTCAGCGAGAGGTCTTGAATATATCCACGAACACACTGTCCCAGTCTACATCCATCGTGATATTAAACCAGCAAATATTTTAATAGACAAGAACTTCCGTGCAAAG GTTGCAGATTTTGGATTAACAAAACTGACTGAAGTGGGAAGTACTTCATTGCCAACAGGGCGTCTTGTGGGCACATTTGGTTATATGCCCCCAGA ATATGCTCAATTTGGTGATGTTTCTCCAAAAGTAGATGTCTATGCTTTTGGTGTCGTACTTTATGAGTTAATTTCTGCAAAAAGTGCTATAGTAAAGTCCATTGGTTCTGCTGCGGACTCGAAGGGCCTTGTTGCATTG TTTGAAGAAGCTTCTAGTAATCCAAACCCAAGTGAAAACCTCCAAAGACTGGTTGACCCTAGACTTGTAGATTATCCCCTCGAATCAGTCATCAAG TTGGCTGCGCTTGCGAGAGCTTGTACGGCTGAAACTCCTGAAATTCGACCAACCATGAGATCTATTGTGGTTGCCTTGATGACTCTCTCTTCTTCGACAGAAGATTGGGATTTGGGCTCTTTCTATGGAAACCAAGGTTTGTTAAATTTAATGTCCGGAAGATAG